One genomic region from Ursus arctos isolate Adak ecotype North America unplaced genomic scaffold, UrsArc2.0 scaffold_17, whole genome shotgun sequence encodes:
- the MBD1 gene encoding methyl-CpG-binding domain protein 1 isoform X36, whose amino-acid sequence MAEDWLDCPALGPGWKRREVFRKSGATCGRSDTYYQSPTGDRIRSKVELTRYLGPACDLTLFDFKQGILCYPAPKPQPIAVPSRKRKKPSRPAKTRKRQVGPQKGEVRREAPGDETKADANTAPTSLPAPGCCENCGISFSGDGTRRQRLKTLCKDCRAQRIAFNREQRMFKRVGCGECAACRVTEDCGACSTCLLQLPHDVASGLFCKCEQRRCLRIVERSRGCGVCRGCQTREDCGRCRVCLRPPRPGLRRQWRCVQRRCLRGKRSRRRGGCDSKMAARRRPPRTQPLPPVPPSQPPESPELQPYTNRRQNRKCGACAACLRRMDCGHCDFCCDKPKFGGSNQKRQKCRWRQCLQFAMKRLLPSVWAGSEDGAGPPPPYSRRKRPGSARRPRLGQILKASLTTPTARSGRAQTPVKQETGSGFVLPPPGTDLVFLREGASSPVQVPGPAAASTEALLQEAQCPGLSWVVALPQVKQEKADAQEDWTPGTAILTSPVLLSGCPSKAVDPALPPVKQEPLDPEEDKEEESKDDSASDSAPEEEAGGAGTPVITEIFSLGGTRLRDTAVWLPRLRKLLAVNENEYFTELQLKEEAL is encoded by the exons ATGGCTGAGGACTGGCTGGACTGCCCAGCCTTGGGCCCTGGCTGGAAGCGCCGTGAGGTCTTTCGAAAGTCAGGTGCCACCTGTGGACGCTCAGACACCTATTACCAGAG CCCCACAGGAGACAGGATCCGAAGCAAAGTTGAGCTGACCCGATACCTGGGCCCTGCGTGCGACCTCACCCTCTTCGACTTCAAACAAGGCATTCTGTGCTATCCAGCCCCTAAG CCCCAGCCCATAGCTGTCCCTAGCAGGAAGCGGAAGAAGCCTTCACGGCCAGCCAAGACTCGGAAACGTCAGGTTGGACCCCAGAAGGGTGAGGTCAGAAGGGAGGCCCCAGGAGATGAGACCAAGGCTGATGCCAACACAGCCCCAACTTCACTCCCTGCACCTGG GTGCTGTGAGAACTGTGGAATCAGCTTCTCAGGAGATGGTACCCGAAGACAGCGGCTCAAGACATTATGCAAGGACTGCCGAG cGCAGAGAATTGCTTTCAACCGGGAGCAAAGGATGTTTAAG CGTGTGGGCTGCGGGGAGTGCGCGGCCTGCCGGGTAACCGAGGACTGCGGGGCCTGCTCCACCTGCCTTCTGCAGTTGCCCCATGATGTGGCCTCGGGGCTGTTCTGCAAGTGTGAGCAGAGACGGTGCCTGCGGATTGTGGAAAGG AGCCGAGGGTGTGGAGTATGCCGGGGCTGTCAGACCCGAGAGGACTGTGGCCGTTGTCGAGTCTGCCTTCGCCCTCCCCGCCCTGGTCTCAGGCGCCAGTGGAGGTGTGTCCAGAGGCGCTGCTTACGG GGTAAACGTAGCCGCCGCAGGGGAGGCTGCGACTCCAAGATGGCTGCCCGGCGGCGCCCCCCGCGAACCCAGCCACTGCCTCCAGTTCCCCCATCACAGCCTCCAGAGTCCCCAGAGCTG caGCCTTACACGAACCGTCGGCAGAACCGCAAGTGTGGGGCCTGTGCAGCCTGCCTACGCCGGATGGACTGTGGTCACTGCGACTTCTGCTGTGACAAGCCCAAATTTGGGGGCAGCAACCAGAAGCGCCAGAAGTGTCGTTGGCGCCAATGCCTGCAGTTTGCCATG AAGCGGCTGCTGCCTAGTGTCTGGGCAGGATCTGAGGATGGGGCAGGGCCGCCCCCACCTTACTCTCGTCGAAAGAGACCTGGCTCTGCTCGACGGCCCCGTCTGGGCCAGATACTGAAGGCCTCCTTGACCACACCCACAGCCCGATCAGGCCGTGCCCAGACTCCAGTGAAACAGGAAACAGGCAGTGGCTTTGTGCTACCCCCACCTGGCACCGACCTTGTGTTCTTACGGGAAGGTGCAAGCAGTCCTGTGCAGGTGCCTGGCCCTGCTGCAGCTTCCACAGAAGCCCTGTTGCAG GAGGCCCAGTGCCCTGGCCTGAGTTGGGTTGTGGCCTTACCCCAGGTGAAGCAAGAGAAGGCGGATGCCCAGGAAGACTGGACACCGGGCACAGCCATCCTGACTTCTCCTGTATTGCTGTCTGGCTGCCCCAGCAAG GCAGTagacccagccctgccacctgtgAAGCAAGAGCCACTGGACCCTGAGGAGGACAAGGAAGAAGAGAGCAAGGATGACTCCGCCTCCGACTCGGCcccagaggaggaggcaggaggggctggcACACCCGTG ATCACGGAGATTTTCAGCCTGGGTGGAACCCGCCTCCGGGACACAGCAGTCTGGTTGCCAAG gcTACGTAAACTCTTAGCAGTAAATGAAAATGAGTATTTTACCGAACTGCAATTGAAAGAAGAAGCCTTAtag
- the MBD1 gene encoding methyl-CpG-binding domain protein 1 isoform X14, which produces MAEDWLDCPALGPGWKRREVFRKSGATCGRSDTYYQSPTGDRIRSKVELTRYLGPACDLTLFDFKQGILCYPAPKPQPIAVPSRKRKKPSRPAKTRKRQVGPQKGEVRREAPGDETKADANTAPTSLPAPGCCENCGISFSGDGTRRQRLKTLCKDCRAQRIAFNREQRMFKRVGCGECAACRVTEDCGACSTCLLQLPHDVASGLFCKCEQRRCLRIVERSRGCGVCRGCQTREDCGRCRVCLRPPRPGLRRQWRCVQRRCLRGKRSRRRGGCDSKMAARRRPPRTQPLPPVPPSQPPESPELQPYTNRRQNRKCGACAACLRRMDCGHCDFCCDKPKFGGSNQKRQKCRWRQCLQFAMKRLLPSVWAGSEDGAGPPPPYSRRKRPGSARRPRLGQILKASLTTPTARSGRAQTPVKQETGSGFVLPPPGTDLVFLREGASSPVQVPGPAAASTEALLQEAQCPGLSWVVALPQVKQEKADAQEDWTPGTAILTSPVLLSGCPSKAVDPALPPVKQEPLDPEEDKEEESKDDSASDSAPEEEAGGAGTPVITEIFSLGGTRLRDTAVWLPSLQGRQSGREDGCKVWETEDTLARTSKSWNRRGWPRTHVSVSPPPTSMMWVSCRRSWCPSSQS; this is translated from the exons ATGGCTGAGGACTGGCTGGACTGCCCAGCCTTGGGCCCTGGCTGGAAGCGCCGTGAGGTCTTTCGAAAGTCAGGTGCCACCTGTGGACGCTCAGACACCTATTACCAGAG CCCCACAGGAGACAGGATCCGAAGCAAAGTTGAGCTGACCCGATACCTGGGCCCTGCGTGCGACCTCACCCTCTTCGACTTCAAACAAGGCATTCTGTGCTATCCAGCCCCTAAG CCCCAGCCCATAGCTGTCCCTAGCAGGAAGCGGAAGAAGCCTTCACGGCCAGCCAAGACTCGGAAACGTCAGGTTGGACCCCAGAAGGGTGAGGTCAGAAGGGAGGCCCCAGGAGATGAGACCAAGGCTGATGCCAACACAGCCCCAACTTCACTCCCTGCACCTGG GTGCTGTGAGAACTGTGGAATCAGCTTCTCAGGAGATGGTACCCGAAGACAGCGGCTCAAGACATTATGCAAGGACTGCCGAG cGCAGAGAATTGCTTTCAACCGGGAGCAAAGGATGTTTAAG CGTGTGGGCTGCGGGGAGTGCGCGGCCTGCCGGGTAACCGAGGACTGCGGGGCCTGCTCCACCTGCCTTCTGCAGTTGCCCCATGATGTGGCCTCGGGGCTGTTCTGCAAGTGTGAGCAGAGACGGTGCCTGCGGATTGTGGAAAGG AGCCGAGGGTGTGGAGTATGCCGGGGCTGTCAGACCCGAGAGGACTGTGGCCGTTGTCGAGTCTGCCTTCGCCCTCCCCGCCCTGGTCTCAGGCGCCAGTGGAGGTGTGTCCAGAGGCGCTGCTTACGG GGTAAACGTAGCCGCCGCAGGGGAGGCTGCGACTCCAAGATGGCTGCCCGGCGGCGCCCCCCGCGAACCCAGCCACTGCCTCCAGTTCCCCCATCACAGCCTCCAGAGTCCCCAGAGCTG caGCCTTACACGAACCGTCGGCAGAACCGCAAGTGTGGGGCCTGTGCAGCCTGCCTACGCCGGATGGACTGTGGTCACTGCGACTTCTGCTGTGACAAGCCCAAATTTGGGGGCAGCAACCAGAAGCGCCAGAAGTGTCGTTGGCGCCAATGCCTGCAGTTTGCCATG AAGCGGCTGCTGCCTAGTGTCTGGGCAGGATCTGAGGATGGGGCAGGGCCGCCCCCACCTTACTCTCGTCGAAAGAGACCTGGCTCTGCTCGACGGCCCCGTCTGGGCCAGATACTGAAGGCCTCCTTGACCACACCCACAGCCCGATCAGGCCGTGCCCAGACTCCAGTGAAACAGGAAACAGGCAGTGGCTTTGTGCTACCCCCACCTGGCACCGACCTTGTGTTCTTACGGGAAGGTGCAAGCAGTCCTGTGCAGGTGCCTGGCCCTGCTGCAGCTTCCACAGAAGCCCTGTTGCAG GAGGCCCAGTGCCCTGGCCTGAGTTGGGTTGTGGCCTTACCCCAGGTGAAGCAAGAGAAGGCGGATGCCCAGGAAGACTGGACACCGGGCACAGCCATCCTGACTTCTCCTGTATTGCTGTCTGGCTGCCCCAGCAAG GCAGTagacccagccctgccacctgtgAAGCAAGAGCCACTGGACCCTGAGGAGGACAAGGAAGAAGAGAGCAAGGATGACTCCGCCTCCGACTCGGCcccagaggaggaggcaggaggggctggcACACCCGTG ATCACGGAGATTTTCAGCCTGGGTGGAACCCGCCTCCGGGACACAGCAGTCTGGTTGCCAAG TCTGCAGGGCAGGCAATCGGGAAGGGAAGATGGATGTAAAGTGTGGGAGACGGAGGACACTTTGGCGCGCACGAGCAAGAGCTGGAACCGGCGAGGATGGCCTAGAACCCATGTCAGTGTCTCACCACCTCCAACTTCGATGATGTGGGTGTCCTGCAGAAGAAGCTGGTGCCCTTCATCACAGAGTTAA
- the MBD1 gene encoding methyl-CpG-binding domain protein 1 isoform X32 yields the protein MAEDWLDCPALGPGWKRREVFRKSGATCGRSDTYYQSPTGDRIRSKVELTRYLGPACDLTLFDFKQGILCYPAPKPQPIAVPSRKRKKPSRPAKTRKRQVGPQKGEVRREAPGDETKADANTAPTSLPAPGCCENCGISFSGDGTRRQRLKTLCKDCRAQRIAFNREQRMFKRVGCGECAACRVTEDCGACSTCLLQLPHDVASGLFCKCEQRRCLRIVERSRGCGVCRGCQTREDCGRCRVCLRPPRPGLRRQWRCVQRRCLRGKRSRRRGGCDSKMAARRRPPRTQPLPPVPPSQPPESPELHPRALAPSPPAEFIYYCVDEDELQPYTNRRQNRKCGACAACLRRMDCGHCDFCCDKPKFGGSNQKRQKCRWRQCLQFAMKRLLPSVWAGSEDGAGPPPPYSRRKRPGSARRPRLGQILKASLTTPTARSGRAQTPVKQETGSGFVLPPPGTDLVFLREGASSPVQVPGPAAASTEALLQVKQEKADAQEDWTPGTAILTSPVLLSGCPSKAVDPALPPVKQEPLDPEEDKEEESKDDSASDSAPEEEAGGAGTPVITEIFSLGGTRLRDTAVWLPRLRKLLAVNENEYFTELQLKEEAL from the exons ATGGCTGAGGACTGGCTGGACTGCCCAGCCTTGGGCCCTGGCTGGAAGCGCCGTGAGGTCTTTCGAAAGTCAGGTGCCACCTGTGGACGCTCAGACACCTATTACCAGAG CCCCACAGGAGACAGGATCCGAAGCAAAGTTGAGCTGACCCGATACCTGGGCCCTGCGTGCGACCTCACCCTCTTCGACTTCAAACAAGGCATTCTGTGCTATCCAGCCCCTAAG CCCCAGCCCATAGCTGTCCCTAGCAGGAAGCGGAAGAAGCCTTCACGGCCAGCCAAGACTCGGAAACGTCAGGTTGGACCCCAGAAGGGTGAGGTCAGAAGGGAGGCCCCAGGAGATGAGACCAAGGCTGATGCCAACACAGCCCCAACTTCACTCCCTGCACCTGG GTGCTGTGAGAACTGTGGAATCAGCTTCTCAGGAGATGGTACCCGAAGACAGCGGCTCAAGACATTATGCAAGGACTGCCGAG cGCAGAGAATTGCTTTCAACCGGGAGCAAAGGATGTTTAAG CGTGTGGGCTGCGGGGAGTGCGCGGCCTGCCGGGTAACCGAGGACTGCGGGGCCTGCTCCACCTGCCTTCTGCAGTTGCCCCATGATGTGGCCTCGGGGCTGTTCTGCAAGTGTGAGCAGAGACGGTGCCTGCGGATTGTGGAAAGG AGCCGAGGGTGTGGAGTATGCCGGGGCTGTCAGACCCGAGAGGACTGTGGCCGTTGTCGAGTCTGCCTTCGCCCTCCCCGCCCTGGTCTCAGGCGCCAGTGGAGGTGTGTCCAGAGGCGCTGCTTACGG GGTAAACGTAGCCGCCGCAGGGGAGGCTGCGACTCCAAGATGGCTGCCCGGCGGCGCCCCCCGCGAACCCAGCCACTGCCTCCAGTTCCCCCATCACAGCCTCCAGAGTCCCCAGAGCTG CACCCCAGAGCCCTGGCCCCCTCGCCACCTGCCGAGTTCATCTATTACTGTGTAGACGAGGACGAGCTA caGCCTTACACGAACCGTCGGCAGAACCGCAAGTGTGGGGCCTGTGCAGCCTGCCTACGCCGGATGGACTGTGGTCACTGCGACTTCTGCTGTGACAAGCCCAAATTTGGGGGCAGCAACCAGAAGCGCCAGAAGTGTCGTTGGCGCCAATGCCTGCAGTTTGCCATG AAGCGGCTGCTGCCTAGTGTCTGGGCAGGATCTGAGGATGGGGCAGGGCCGCCCCCACCTTACTCTCGTCGAAAGAGACCTGGCTCTGCTCGACGGCCCCGTCTGGGCCAGATACTGAAGGCCTCCTTGACCACACCCACAGCCCGATCAGGCCGTGCCCAGACTCCAGTGAAACAGGAAACAGGCAGTGGCTTTGTGCTACCCCCACCTGGCACCGACCTTGTGTTCTTACGGGAAGGTGCAAGCAGTCCTGTGCAGGTGCCTGGCCCTGCTGCAGCTTCCACAGAAGCCCTGTTGCAG GTGAAGCAAGAGAAGGCGGATGCCCAGGAAGACTGGACACCGGGCACAGCCATCCTGACTTCTCCTGTATTGCTGTCTGGCTGCCCCAGCAAG GCAGTagacccagccctgccacctgtgAAGCAAGAGCCACTGGACCCTGAGGAGGACAAGGAAGAAGAGAGCAAGGATGACTCCGCCTCCGACTCGGCcccagaggaggaggcaggaggggctggcACACCCGTG ATCACGGAGATTTTCAGCCTGGGTGGAACCCGCCTCCGGGACACAGCAGTCTGGTTGCCAAG gcTACGTAAACTCTTAGCAGTAAATGAAAATGAGTATTTTACCGAACTGCAATTGAAAGAAGAAGCCTTAtag
- the MBD1 gene encoding methyl-CpG-binding domain protein 1 isoform X29, protein MAEDWLDCPALGPGWKRREVFRKSGATCGRSDTYYQSPTGDRIRSKVELTRYLGPACDLTLFDFKQGILCYPAPKPQPIAVPSRKRKKPSRPAKTRKRQVGPQKGEVRREAPGDETKADANTAPTSLPAPGCCENCGISFSGDGTRRQRLKTLCKDCRAQRIAFNREQRMFKRVGCGECAACRVTEDCGACSTCLLQLPHDVASGLFCKCEQRRCLRIVERSRGCGVCRGCQTREDCGRCRVCLRPPRPGLRRQWRCVQRRCLRGKRSRRRGGCDSKMAARRRPPRTQPLPPVPPSQPPESPELHPRALAPSPPAEFIYYCVDEDELQPYTNRRQNRKCGACAACLRRMDCGHCDFCCDKPKFGGSNQKRQKCRWRQCLQFAMKRLLPSVWAGSEDGAGPPPPYSRRKRPGSARRPRLGQILKASLTTPTARSGRAQTPVKQETGSGFVLPPPGTDLVFLREGASSPVQVPGPAAASTEALLQAVDPALPPVKQEPLDPEEDKEEESKDDSASDSAPEEEAGGAGTPVITEIFSLGGTRLRDTAVWLPSLQGRQSGREDGCKVWETEDTLARTSKSWNRRGWPRTHVSVSPPPTSMMWVSCRRSWCPSSQS, encoded by the exons ATGGCTGAGGACTGGCTGGACTGCCCAGCCTTGGGCCCTGGCTGGAAGCGCCGTGAGGTCTTTCGAAAGTCAGGTGCCACCTGTGGACGCTCAGACACCTATTACCAGAG CCCCACAGGAGACAGGATCCGAAGCAAAGTTGAGCTGACCCGATACCTGGGCCCTGCGTGCGACCTCACCCTCTTCGACTTCAAACAAGGCATTCTGTGCTATCCAGCCCCTAAG CCCCAGCCCATAGCTGTCCCTAGCAGGAAGCGGAAGAAGCCTTCACGGCCAGCCAAGACTCGGAAACGTCAGGTTGGACCCCAGAAGGGTGAGGTCAGAAGGGAGGCCCCAGGAGATGAGACCAAGGCTGATGCCAACACAGCCCCAACTTCACTCCCTGCACCTGG GTGCTGTGAGAACTGTGGAATCAGCTTCTCAGGAGATGGTACCCGAAGACAGCGGCTCAAGACATTATGCAAGGACTGCCGAG cGCAGAGAATTGCTTTCAACCGGGAGCAAAGGATGTTTAAG CGTGTGGGCTGCGGGGAGTGCGCGGCCTGCCGGGTAACCGAGGACTGCGGGGCCTGCTCCACCTGCCTTCTGCAGTTGCCCCATGATGTGGCCTCGGGGCTGTTCTGCAAGTGTGAGCAGAGACGGTGCCTGCGGATTGTGGAAAGG AGCCGAGGGTGTGGAGTATGCCGGGGCTGTCAGACCCGAGAGGACTGTGGCCGTTGTCGAGTCTGCCTTCGCCCTCCCCGCCCTGGTCTCAGGCGCCAGTGGAGGTGTGTCCAGAGGCGCTGCTTACGG GGTAAACGTAGCCGCCGCAGGGGAGGCTGCGACTCCAAGATGGCTGCCCGGCGGCGCCCCCCGCGAACCCAGCCACTGCCTCCAGTTCCCCCATCACAGCCTCCAGAGTCCCCAGAGCTG CACCCCAGAGCCCTGGCCCCCTCGCCACCTGCCGAGTTCATCTATTACTGTGTAGACGAGGACGAGCTA caGCCTTACACGAACCGTCGGCAGAACCGCAAGTGTGGGGCCTGTGCAGCCTGCCTACGCCGGATGGACTGTGGTCACTGCGACTTCTGCTGTGACAAGCCCAAATTTGGGGGCAGCAACCAGAAGCGCCAGAAGTGTCGTTGGCGCCAATGCCTGCAGTTTGCCATG AAGCGGCTGCTGCCTAGTGTCTGGGCAGGATCTGAGGATGGGGCAGGGCCGCCCCCACCTTACTCTCGTCGAAAGAGACCTGGCTCTGCTCGACGGCCCCGTCTGGGCCAGATACTGAAGGCCTCCTTGACCACACCCACAGCCCGATCAGGCCGTGCCCAGACTCCAGTGAAACAGGAAACAGGCAGTGGCTTTGTGCTACCCCCACCTGGCACCGACCTTGTGTTCTTACGGGAAGGTGCAAGCAGTCCTGTGCAGGTGCCTGGCCCTGCTGCAGCTTCCACAGAAGCCCTGTTGCAG GCAGTagacccagccctgccacctgtgAAGCAAGAGCCACTGGACCCTGAGGAGGACAAGGAAGAAGAGAGCAAGGATGACTCCGCCTCCGACTCGGCcccagaggaggaggcaggaggggctggcACACCCGTG ATCACGGAGATTTTCAGCCTGGGTGGAACCCGCCTCCGGGACACAGCAGTCTGGTTGCCAAG TCTGCAGGGCAGGCAATCGGGAAGGGAAGATGGATGTAAAGTGTGGGAGACGGAGGACACTTTGGCGCGCACGAGCAAGAGCTGGAACCGGCGAGGATGGCCTAGAACCCATGTCAGTGTCTCACCACCTCCAACTTCGATGATGTGGGTGTCCTGCAGAAGAAGCTGGTGCCCTTCATCACAGAGTTAA
- the MBD1 gene encoding methyl-CpG-binding domain protein 1 isoform X38 encodes MAEDWLDCPALGPGWKRREVFRKSGATCGRSDTYYQSPTGDRIRSKVELTRYLGPACDLTLFDFKQGILCYPAPKPQPIAVPSRKRKKPSRPAKTRKRQVGPQKGEVRREAPGDETKADANTAPTSLPAPGCCENCGISFSGDGTRRQRLKTLCKDCRAQRIAFNREQRMFKRVGCGECAACRVTEDCGACSTCLLQLPHDVASGLFCKCEQRRCLRIVERSRGCGVCRGCQTREDCGRCRVCLRPPRPGLRRQWRCVQRRCLRGKRSRRRGGCDSKMAARRRPPRTQPLPPVPPSQPPESPELHPRALAPSPPAEFIYYCVDEDELQPYTNRRQNRKCGACAACLRRMDCGHCDFCCDKPKFGGSNQKRQKCRWRQCLQFAMKRLLPSVWAGSEDGAGPPPPYSRRKRPGSARRPRLGQILKASLTTPTARSGRAQTPVKQETGSGFVLPPPGTDLVFLREGASSPVQVPGPAAASTEALLQAVDPALPPVKQEPLDPEEDKEEESKDDSASDSAPEEEAGGAGTPVITEIFSLGGTRLRDTAVWLPRAGNREGKMDVKCGRRRTLWRARARAGTGEDGLEPMSVSHHLQLR; translated from the exons ATGGCTGAGGACTGGCTGGACTGCCCAGCCTTGGGCCCTGGCTGGAAGCGCCGTGAGGTCTTTCGAAAGTCAGGTGCCACCTGTGGACGCTCAGACACCTATTACCAGAG CCCCACAGGAGACAGGATCCGAAGCAAAGTTGAGCTGACCCGATACCTGGGCCCTGCGTGCGACCTCACCCTCTTCGACTTCAAACAAGGCATTCTGTGCTATCCAGCCCCTAAG CCCCAGCCCATAGCTGTCCCTAGCAGGAAGCGGAAGAAGCCTTCACGGCCAGCCAAGACTCGGAAACGTCAGGTTGGACCCCAGAAGGGTGAGGTCAGAAGGGAGGCCCCAGGAGATGAGACCAAGGCTGATGCCAACACAGCCCCAACTTCACTCCCTGCACCTGG GTGCTGTGAGAACTGTGGAATCAGCTTCTCAGGAGATGGTACCCGAAGACAGCGGCTCAAGACATTATGCAAGGACTGCCGAG cGCAGAGAATTGCTTTCAACCGGGAGCAAAGGATGTTTAAG CGTGTGGGCTGCGGGGAGTGCGCGGCCTGCCGGGTAACCGAGGACTGCGGGGCCTGCTCCACCTGCCTTCTGCAGTTGCCCCATGATGTGGCCTCGGGGCTGTTCTGCAAGTGTGAGCAGAGACGGTGCCTGCGGATTGTGGAAAGG AGCCGAGGGTGTGGAGTATGCCGGGGCTGTCAGACCCGAGAGGACTGTGGCCGTTGTCGAGTCTGCCTTCGCCCTCCCCGCCCTGGTCTCAGGCGCCAGTGGAGGTGTGTCCAGAGGCGCTGCTTACGG GGTAAACGTAGCCGCCGCAGGGGAGGCTGCGACTCCAAGATGGCTGCCCGGCGGCGCCCCCCGCGAACCCAGCCACTGCCTCCAGTTCCCCCATCACAGCCTCCAGAGTCCCCAGAGCTG CACCCCAGAGCCCTGGCCCCCTCGCCACCTGCCGAGTTCATCTATTACTGTGTAGACGAGGACGAGCTA caGCCTTACACGAACCGTCGGCAGAACCGCAAGTGTGGGGCCTGTGCAGCCTGCCTACGCCGGATGGACTGTGGTCACTGCGACTTCTGCTGTGACAAGCCCAAATTTGGGGGCAGCAACCAGAAGCGCCAGAAGTGTCGTTGGCGCCAATGCCTGCAGTTTGCCATG AAGCGGCTGCTGCCTAGTGTCTGGGCAGGATCTGAGGATGGGGCAGGGCCGCCCCCACCTTACTCTCGTCGAAAGAGACCTGGCTCTGCTCGACGGCCCCGTCTGGGCCAGATACTGAAGGCCTCCTTGACCACACCCACAGCCCGATCAGGCCGTGCCCAGACTCCAGTGAAACAGGAAACAGGCAGTGGCTTTGTGCTACCCCCACCTGGCACCGACCTTGTGTTCTTACGGGAAGGTGCAAGCAGTCCTGTGCAGGTGCCTGGCCCTGCTGCAGCTTCCACAGAAGCCCTGTTGCAG GCAGTagacccagccctgccacctgtgAAGCAAGAGCCACTGGACCCTGAGGAGGACAAGGAAGAAGAGAGCAAGGATGACTCCGCCTCCGACTCGGCcccagaggaggaggcaggaggggctggcACACCCGTG ATCACGGAGATTTTCAGCCTGGGTGGAACCCGCCTCCGGGACACAGCAGTCTGGTTGCCAAG GGCAGGCAATCGGGAAGGGAAGATGGATGTAAAGTGTGGGAGACGGAGGACACTTTGGCGCGCACGAGCAAGAGCTGGAACCGGCGAGGATGGCCTAGAACCCATGTCAGTGTCTCACCACCTCCAACTTCGATGA